A region of bacterium DNA encodes the following proteins:
- the aspS gene encoding aspartate--tRNA ligase, whose protein sequence is MSTQSVELDGMGSLRRTHKCGELASDARKGSVTASVGDEVVLCGWVNVRRDHGGVIFIDLRDKTGIVQVVFRPESAPEAHERAHRLRNEWVLMVRGEIEERSEETINPNMPTGTIEVNVRELRILNSATVPPFSIEEETEVDEQVRLKNRLHDLRRPPLQRALQARHDLSQAVRASLNEQDFTEIETPILARATPEGARDFLVPSRLQPGDFYALPQSPQIMKQLFMIGGCDRYYQIARCFRDEDQRADRQLEFTQVDLELSFVGVEEILAVLEKTTVDGSRACGVELEAPFKRITYQEAMDRYGSDRPDTRILLELVDLTDVFATSEFKAFKGVVEDGGIVKALPIADAKELTRGEIDRLEKRVRKELGAAGLGWIRVEDDGEWKSPITKFLGEPELAAIQERCKASPGMVIFFQADTKDRANTILSRLREDLGVRLGRVDGRDWDPLLVVDFPLLEPDENGKLGYVHQPFVAPVEEDIPLLETEPEKVRGTHYDVVLNGTELGSGSLRNHRADIQRQILEIMGYSEEEMEKSFGFMLDALETGAPPHGGFAFGFDRWVMKLIGVDNLRDVIAFPKTQRGQDLLMAAPSGVDADQLDELSLRVRLQTKKD, encoded by the coding sequence ATGAGCACGCAGAGCGTCGAGCTCGATGGAATGGGATCGCTCCGGCGCACGCACAAGTGCGGCGAGCTCGCGAGCGACGCAAGGAAGGGGTCGGTCACGGCATCGGTCGGCGACGAAGTCGTCCTCTGCGGTTGGGTCAACGTCCGTCGGGACCACGGCGGCGTCATCTTCATCGACCTGCGCGACAAGACCGGCATCGTCCAGGTCGTGTTCCGCCCCGAGTCCGCCCCGGAGGCCCACGAACGCGCCCACCGCCTGCGCAACGAGTGGGTCCTCATGGTCCGCGGCGAGATCGAAGAACGCTCGGAGGAGACGATCAACCCGAACATGCCGACGGGCACGATCGAGGTGAACGTCCGCGAGCTGCGCATCCTCAACTCGGCGACGGTCCCGCCCTTCTCGATCGAGGAAGAGACCGAGGTGGACGAGCAGGTGCGGCTCAAGAACCGCCTGCACGACCTCCGGCGACCCCCGCTCCAGCGCGCGCTCCAGGCGCGTCACGACCTCTCCCAGGCCGTGCGCGCCTCCCTGAACGAGCAGGACTTCACGGAGATCGAGACGCCGATCCTCGCGCGGGCCACGCCCGAGGGCGCCCGCGACTTCCTCGTGCCGTCCCGGCTCCAGCCCGGCGACTTCTACGCGCTCCCGCAATCGCCCCAGATCATGAAGCAGCTCTTCATGATCGGCGGCTGCGACCGCTACTACCAGATCGCTCGCTGCTTCCGGGACGAGGACCAGCGCGCCGACCGTCAGCTCGAGTTCACCCAGGTCGACCTCGAGCTCTCCTTCGTCGGCGTGGAGGAGATCCTCGCCGTCCTCGAGAAGACGACGGTCGACGGCTCCCGCGCCTGCGGTGTCGAGCTCGAAGCGCCCTTCAAGCGGATCACCTACCAGGAGGCGATGGACCGCTACGGCTCCGATCGCCCGGACACGCGGATCCTGCTCGAGCTGGTCGACCTGACCGACGTCTTCGCGACCAGCGAGTTCAAGGCCTTCAAGGGCGTCGTCGAGGATGGCGGAATCGTGAAGGCGCTGCCGATCGCCGACGCCAAGGAGCTCACCCGCGGCGAGATCGACCGCCTCGAGAAGAGGGTCCGCAAGGAGCTGGGTGCTGCGGGCCTCGGCTGGATCCGGGTCGAGGACGACGGCGAGTGGAAGTCGCCGATCACGAAATTCCTCGGCGAGCCGGAGCTCGCGGCGATCCAGGAGCGCTGTAAGGCGTCGCCCGGCATGGTCATCTTCTTCCAGGCGGACACGAAGGATCGCGCGAACACGATTCTCTCTCGCCTCCGCGAGGATCTCGGCGTCCGGCTCGGCCGCGTGGACGGGCGCGACTGGGACCCGCTGCTCGTGGTCGACTTCCCGCTCCTCGAGCCCGACGAGAACGGCAAGCTCGGCTACGTCCACCAGCCCTTCGTGGCGCCGGTCGAGGAGGACATCCCGCTCCTCGAGACGGAGCCCGAGAAGGTCCGCGGGACCCACTACGACGTCGTGCTGAACGGGACCGAGCTCGGCTCCGGCTCCCTTCGTAACCACCGCGCGGACATCCAGCGCCAGATCCTCGAGATCATGGGGTACAGCGAAGAGGAGATGGAGAAGAGCTTCGGCTTCATGCTCGACGCCCTCGAGACCGGCGCGCCGCCCCATGGCGGATTCGCGTTCGGCTTCGATCGCTGGGTCATGAAGCTGATCGGGGTCGACAACCTGCGCGACGTGATCGCCTTCCCGAAGACCCAGCGCGGACAGGATCTGCTGATGGCGGCGCCGTCGGGCGTCGACGCGGATCAGCTCGACGAGCTGTCGCTGCGGGTCAGGTTGCAGACGAAGAAGGATTGA
- the mdh gene encoding malate dehydrogenase, with the protein MAKPKIALIGGGNIGGVLAEQAAYRELGDVIIFDVVEGMPQGKALDMAEGAPLVGSDAKITGVNDYEGIAGADVVIITAGLARKPGMSRDDLLKTNLSIMKQVAAGVRDNAPDAFVIVISNPLDAMVYTFKEVSGFPKNRVIGMAGVLDSTRFRSFIAWELGVSVKDVTALVLGGHGDTMVPLVRYTTVAGIPVEKLISKDKIDAMVERTKGAGGEVVALLKTGSAFVSPAVSALEMAESYLKDKKRVLACACLCEGEYGVDGLYVGVPCVIGADGLERIIELDLNEEEKKAFDESVDHVRKLVSEIEL; encoded by the coding sequence ATGGCGAAGCCGAAGATCGCATTGATCGGGGGTGGAAACATCGGTGGCGTGCTCGCGGAGCAGGCTGCCTACCGCGAGCTCGGAGACGTGATCATCTTCGACGTCGTCGAGGGCATGCCGCAGGGCAAGGCGCTCGACATGGCCGAGGGTGCACCGCTCGTCGGCAGCGACGCGAAGATCACGGGCGTGAACGACTACGAGGGGATCGCCGGGGCCGATGTCGTGATCATCACGGCGGGCCTCGCGCGCAAGCCCGGCATGAGCCGCGATGATCTGCTCAAGACGAACCTGTCGATCATGAAGCAGGTCGCCGCGGGCGTGCGCGACAACGCGCCGGACGCCTTCGTGATCGTGATCTCGAACCCGCTCGACGCGATGGTCTACACCTTCAAGGAGGTCTCCGGCTTCCCGAAGAACCGCGTGATCGGGATGGCGGGCGTTCTCGACTCGACCCGCTTTCGCAGCTTCATCGCCTGGGAGCTCGGCGTCTCGGTCAAGGACGTGACGGCGCTGGTCCTCGGTGGCCACGGCGACACGATGGTCCCGCTCGTGCGGTACACGACGGTCGCCGGCATCCCGGTCGAGAAGCTGATCTCGAAGGACAAGATCGACGCGATGGTCGAGCGGACCAAGGGGGCGGGCGGCGAGGTCGTCGCCCTCCTCAAGACCGGGTCGGCCTTCGTCTCGCCGGCGGTGTCCGCCCTCGAGATGGCCGAGTCCTACCTCAAGGACAAGAAGCGCGTCCTCGCTTGCGCCTGCCTCTGCGAAGGCGAGTACGGCGTCGACGGTCTCTACGTGGGCGTTCCGTGCGTGATCGGCGCAGACGGCCTCGAGCGCATCATCGAACTCGACCTGAACGAAGAAGAGAAGAAGGCGTTCGACGAGTCCGTCGATCACGTCCGCAAGCTCGTCTCCGAAATCGAGCTCTAG
- the sucC gene encoding ADP-forming succinate--CoA ligase subunit beta produces MNVHEYQAKELFREFGVAVPEGELATTPEEAERAAKNLGTPVVVVKAQVHAGGRGKAGGVKVVKSPAEAKAAASEILGMTLHTPQTPPEGKLVRKVYVEAGSNIKDELYLAILFDRAAEKFAIVASTEGGMEIEEVAERTPEKILTVLVDPNVGLRDYQTRDLGFQLGFDKALVDKLVPFVRGLFNLFIEKDCSQVEINPLIVTEEGDLFAIDGKVNFDSNALYRHPDIAALRDPEEEDPRERAAAEIDLAYVGLDGSIGCMVNGAGLAMATLDMIHHCGGTPANFLDAGGGADKEKVKEAFKLILRDENVKAILVNIFGGIVRCDLIAEGVVAAADELGVEVPLVVRLQGTMATEGREILAQSNLNITPAETLKEAGEFAVAAVKGA; encoded by the coding sequence ATGAACGTTCATGAGTATCAGGCGAAGGAGCTCTTCCGGGAGTTCGGCGTGGCGGTGCCCGAAGGCGAGCTGGCCACGACGCCGGAAGAGGCGGAACGCGCCGCGAAGAACCTCGGGACGCCCGTGGTCGTCGTGAAGGCGCAGGTCCACGCGGGTGGCCGCGGCAAGGCCGGCGGCGTCAAGGTCGTGAAGAGCCCCGCCGAGGCGAAGGCGGCGGCGAGTGAGATCCTCGGGATGACGCTGCACACGCCGCAGACGCCGCCGGAAGGCAAGCTGGTCCGCAAGGTCTACGTCGAGGCGGGCAGTAACATCAAGGACGAGCTCTACCTGGCGATCCTCTTCGATCGCGCGGCGGAGAAGTTCGCGATCGTGGCTTCGACCGAGGGCGGCATGGAGATCGAGGAGGTCGCTGAGCGGACTCCCGAGAAGATCCTGACCGTGCTGGTCGACCCGAACGTCGGGCTCCGAGACTACCAGACCCGCGATCTCGGCTTCCAGCTGGGCTTCGACAAGGCGCTGGTCGACAAGCTCGTGCCCTTCGTGCGTGGGCTCTTCAATCTCTTCATCGAGAAGGATTGCTCCCAGGTCGAGATCAACCCGCTGATCGTGACGGAAGAGGGCGACCTCTTCGCGATCGACGGCAAGGTCAACTTCGATTCGAACGCGCTCTACCGACACCCCGACATCGCGGCACTCCGCGATCCCGAGGAAGAGGATCCGCGCGAGCGTGCAGCGGCCGAGATCGACCTCGCATACGTCGGTCTCGACGGATCGATCGGCTGCATGGTGAACGGCGCCGGCCTCGCGATGGCGACCCTCGACATGATCCACCACTGCGGCGGTACGCCCGCGAACTTCCTGGACGCCGGTGGCGGCGCGGACAAGGAGAAGGTGAAGGAAGCCTTCAAGCTGATCCTCCGGGACGAGAACGTGAAGGCGATCCTCGTGAACATCTTCGGCGGCATCGTCCGCTGCGACCTGATCGCCGAAGGCGTCGTGGCCGCGGCCGACGAGCTCGGCGTCGAGGTCCCGCTGGTCGTGCGCCTGCAGGGCACGATGGCGACGGAAGGGCGCGAGATCCTCGCCCAGTCGAATCTCAACATCACGCCGGCCGAGACGCTCAAGGAAGCGGGCGAGTTCGCCGTCGCCGCCGTGAAGGGAGCCTGA